From Tachysurus fulvidraco isolate hzauxx_2018 chromosome 10, HZAU_PFXX_2.0, whole genome shotgun sequence, one genomic window encodes:
- the fjx1 gene encoding four-jointed box protein 1, whose protein sequence is MKAVCVNLASLLLLCACAGVLHFWSGFQKRLERNSRSVREHSVHPDYPDPSPDLSGTFRALLAVPTDSKLHPDRNISNDETVSLRRKANGRRFAATQRELHEAENQTEQFLEDGIYWSQRLDDGVSMGFGEEDARSWRQRVRRGRVVSLEPGCGRTSNQLATFSDGSRACVRYGINSEQVQGETLSYYLAALLGITNVPPLALLRLDGEQWMHVRRRMEALQWTPSAVVSLSEWVAELSPAVVPAPFHRSGQGLRPLLPQLQTKTKAELLELVQWSDLILFDYITANFDRLVSNLFSLQWDAKAMERDASNLLRTPRGSLVFIDNEAGLVHGYRVLDMWEKYHSAALSSVCVFRRKTARRVADLHRRRDTRARLLQLYRDSEPLAPELGFLSDEHTRILQDRIDRIHEHILHCKEKHDKL, encoded by the coding sequence ATGAAGGCCGTGTGCGTAAACTTGGCgtctctgctgctgctgtgtgctTGTGCCGGCGTGCTGCACTTCTGGAGCGGCTTTCAAAAGCGTTTGGAGAGAAACTCACGTAGCGTCCGGGAACACAGCGTACACCCTGACTATCCAGATCCATCTCCTGACCTTTCGGGAACTTTTCGAGCTTTACTTGCCGTCCCGACGGACTCCAAATTACACCCAGATCGCAACATCAGCAATGATGAAACGGTCTCATTACGGAGAAAAGCTAACGGACGTCGGTTTGCAGCCACACAGCGTGAGCTTCACGAGGCAGAAAACCAAACTGAACAATTTCTAGAGGACGGGATCTATTGGAGTCAACGCCTCGATGATGGTGTGTCGATGGGCTTCGGAGAGGAAGACGCGCGCTCGTGGAGACAGAGAGTCCGCCGCGGCCGAGTTGTGTCTCTGGAGCCGGGATGCGGCAGGACGTCCAACCAGCTGGCCACGTTCTCGGACGGATCCCGTGCATGTGTACGTTACGGCATCAACTCCGAGCAGGTTCAAGGAGAAACGCTGTCTTATTATCTAGCCGCTCTGCTCGGGATCACCAACGTGCCGCCACTCGCGCTTTTGCGCCTCGATGGCGAGCAGTGGATGCACGTGAGGCGGCGCATGGAGGCGCTACAGTGGACACCGAGTGCCGTGGTGTCTCTCAGCGAGTGGGTGGCCGAGCTCAGTCCAGCAGTCGTGCCTGCTCCATTTCACCGCTCCGGCCAAGGGTTGCGACCGCTACTGCCCCAGCTCCAAACCAAAACCAAAGCGGAGCTTCTCGAGCTGGTGCAGTGGAGCGACCTGATTTTGTTCGACTACATCACGGCCAACTTCGACCGGCTTGTGAGCAACCTGTTTAGCCTGCAGTGGGACGCCAAAGCCATGGAGAGAGACGCCAGCAACCTGCTCAGGACTCCTCGTGGCAGCTTGGTCTTCATCGATAACGAGGCGGGACTAGTGCACGGCTACCGTGTGCTAGATATGTGGGAAAAGTATCACAGCGCGGCGCTCAgctctgtgtgcgtgttcagGAGGAAAACAGCGCGGCGCGTGGCGGATCTGCATCGGCGGAGAGACACGCGCGCTCGCCTGCTCCAGCTCTACCGGGATAGTGAGCCTTTGGCGCCTGAGCTCGGCTTTCTGTCCGACGAACACACAAGGATACTGCAGGACAGGATAGACAGAATCCATGAGCACATTTTGCACTGTAAAGAAAAGCACGACAAACTGTAa